The Chryseolinea soli nucleotide sequence CCGGCGCCACCCGCCTCGGTACATCCTCCGGCATCTCTATGTTGCAAACAACCAACCCCAATCCAATACAATGAGCGAACGCTTAACAAATGTTTTCCCTGCGGAGGCTGACATCCCCGAAGCCTACCGGATCTCGGAACCCATCGATCAACGGGAGTATCTCATCAACGGCGAATTGAAAACGTGGCCCGGAAGCCTCAACCCCATCCTGAGCCCCGTGTATGTGAAACAAGGAAATGAAATTGTTCCCAAGAACATCGGCAGCACCCCGTTGCTCACTTCGAAAGAAGCCCTCGAAGCATTAGACGGTGCCGTGAAAGCTTATGACCTCGGTCACGGGGTGTGGCCTACCCTGAGCGTTACCGCCCGCATCGAACACGTGGAGAAATTTCTCGCCGCCATGCGCCTGAAACGCGCCGAGGTGGTGAAGCTGCTCATGTGGGAGATCGGCAAGACCTTGAAAGATTCTGAAAAAGAATTTGATCGCACGTGCGACTACATCGTCGACACCATCAAGGTATACAAAGAGATCGATCGCAATTCTGCAAAGCTGGTGGAAGATCAAGGCTTCATGGCGCAGATCCGCCGCGTGCCTTACGGCGTGGCGTTGTGCATGGGTCCTTATAATTATCCCTTGAACGAAACGTTCTCCACGCTCATCCCGGCGCTCATCATGGGCAACACCGTGGTGTTTAAACCCGCGAAGTTTGGTGTGCTGCTGATCCGCCCGCTGTTGGAAGCTTTCCGCACAAGTTTTCCTCCCGGTGTGATCAATATCATTTACGGAAGAGGTCGCGAAACCGTGGGTGCCCTCATGGAGACCGGCCTCATCGATGTGTTCGCCTTCATCGGAACGAACAAAGGTGCCAACGAGTTGAAAAAGCTTCACCCGAAATCACATCGTCTCAAAGCAGTGTTGGGGTTGGATGCCAAGAATCCTGCCGTCGTGCTTCCGGATGCTGACATCGATAATGCCGTGAGTGAATGTATCACAGGTTCGTTGTCGTTCAACGGTCAGCGCTGTACGGCACTGAAAGTATTGTTTGTGCACAAGAGCATTGCCGATACGTTCATCACAAAATTCAACAAAGCTGTTGCTACGCTCAAACCGGGCATGCCTTGGGATCCCGGCGTTTCGCTTACACCGCTTCCGGAACCTGGCAAAGTGGACTATCTGCGCAACCTGGTAGAGGACGCAAAACAGCATGGCGCCAAGATCGTGAACGAAGGCGGCGGAGAATACTCGCATTCCTTCTATTACCCGGCGGTTGTCTATCCCGTCAACGACAAAATGAAATTGTATACCGAAGAACAATTCGGCCCCGTCATTCCCATCGTTCCGTTTGAGAACGACAGCGAAGTGATCGACTACGTGGTGAACTCCAACTTCGGACAACAGATCAGCATTTTTGGCAAAGACTCAAAACGCGTAGCGCACCTGATGGATGCTTTTGTCAATCAGGTAGGCCGCATCAACCTCAACACACAAAGTCAACGCGGACCCGATACGTTCCCTTTCAATGGAAGAAAGGATTCGGCCGAAGGAACGCTTTCCGTTTCAGATGCACTGAGAGTATTTTCCATCCGCACGATCGTGGCCACGAAGACGACCGATGACAATAAGCAGATGATCAGCAACATCATCCGTAATCATGAGTCGGCGTTTTTGAGTACGGATTATATTTTCTGATCGCAGATTCTTTCGAGTAATAAAAAAGAGAACCTGGGTGCTGAGAGAAGCAACCAGGTTCTTTGTATTTTAGAGATAGGTTATCGCAAAACAGGAAAGAAAATGAAACACCTCGCCATCCATGTCACCGGCAAAGTGCAGGGCGTTTTCTATCGCGCTTCCACGGTCGAAAAAGCCAGGGCGCTGGGGCTGAAGGGATTTGTTCAAAATGAGCGCGATGGGAGTGTGTACATCGAAGCCGAAGGTGACGAGGGGGCGCTTCAATCATTGGTGGAATGGTGCCGCCAGGGACCACCCCACGCCCGCGTTTCCGGTGTAACGGCTACCGAAGGGCCGCTCCAGAACTTTGCGGATTTCAGACAGTATCGGTGACCGTAAATTATTAACATTCCTCTATCTTTCGTGCATGGACGTAAAGGCACAATTCTTAGGCGCGGCCAAAAGCGTTACCGGCTCGCGCCACCTCATCGACATTGGAGGAACCTACATTTTGTTGGACTGCGGATTGTTTCAAGGCTTGAAAGAATTGCGCCTGCGCAACTGGGATAAATTTCCCGTGGATCCGAAAAAGATCCACGCCGTGGTGATCAGTCATGCCCACATCGATCACACAGGCTACCTTCCAAAACTGGTGAAGGACGGCTACAGCGGCCCCATCTATTGCACGCCCCCTACCGCCGACCTCATGCAAATCATGTTACTGGATTCTGCCAAGCTGCAACATGAAGAAGCGCAGTACGCCCGGAAGAAAGGCTACTCCAAGCACGCGGAACCCAGTGGCCTCTATGACGAACACGATGCGCGAAAGGTGTTTTCACTTTTCAAAACGTTCGACTACAAAACAAAATTCAGAATACACGATCGTGTTGAGATCGTCTATCACGACGCCGGCCATTTGTTGGGATCGGCCATTACCGAAGTTTTCATCCAGGGTGACACGCAAGCCAAAAAGATTGTTTTTTCCGGCGACCTCGGCCGCTACCAGCAGGCCATGCTTCGTCCACCCGAAACCATAGCCCAAGCCGATGTGCTTTTCATCGAGTCCACCTATGGCACCAAAGACAATCCCTACAACGATCCGGAAGCGGAGTTGGCGCGCGTGGTGAACGACGCTTTTCGTCGCGGCGGTGTGCTGGTGATCCCGGC carries:
- a CDS encoding NADP-dependent glyceraldehyde-3-phosphate dehydrogenase, with translation MSERLTNVFPAEADIPEAYRISEPIDQREYLINGELKTWPGSLNPILSPVYVKQGNEIVPKNIGSTPLLTSKEALEALDGAVKAYDLGHGVWPTLSVTARIEHVEKFLAAMRLKRAEVVKLLMWEIGKTLKDSEKEFDRTCDYIVDTIKVYKEIDRNSAKLVEDQGFMAQIRRVPYGVALCMGPYNYPLNETFSTLIPALIMGNTVVFKPAKFGVLLIRPLLEAFRTSFPPGVINIIYGRGRETVGALMETGLIDVFAFIGTNKGANELKKLHPKSHRLKAVLGLDAKNPAVVLPDADIDNAVSECITGSLSFNGQRCTALKVLFVHKSIADTFITKFNKAVATLKPGMPWDPGVSLTPLPEPGKVDYLRNLVEDAKQHGAKIVNEGGGEYSHSFYYPAVVYPVNDKMKLYTEEQFGPVIPIVPFENDSEVIDYVVNSNFGQQISIFGKDSKRVAHLMDAFVNQVGRINLNTQSQRGPDTFPFNGRKDSAEGTLSVSDALRVFSIRTIVATKTTDDNKQMISNIIRNHESAFLSTDYIF
- a CDS encoding acylphosphatase, with amino-acid sequence MKHLAIHVTGKVQGVFYRASTVEKARALGLKGFVQNERDGSVYIEAEGDEGALQSLVEWCRQGPPHARVSGVTATEGPLQNFADFRQYR
- a CDS encoding MBL fold metallo-hydrolase RNA specificity domain-containing protein; translated protein: MDVKAQFLGAAKSVTGSRHLIDIGGTYILLDCGLFQGLKELRLRNWDKFPVDPKKIHAVVISHAHIDHTGYLPKLVKDGYSGPIYCTPPTADLMQIMLLDSAKLQHEEAQYARKKGYSKHAEPSGLYDEHDARKVFSLFKTFDYKTKFRIHDRVEIVYHDAGHLLGSAITEVFIQGDTQAKKIVFSGDLGRYQQAMLRPPETIAQADVLFIESTYGTKDNPYNDPEAELARVVNDAFRRGGVLVIPAFAVGRTQSLVYYFRKLMKEDKIPDVPVYIDSPMAISTTYLFYKYPKYHVLESSRDELAHEMETNMLVFVKTGEHSKSLNQLKTNAIIIASSGMMTGGRILHHMFNRLRNPQDTFLIAGYQAEGTRGRNLQDHAPSIRIFGEDVPVNCKVEQIASMSGHADRRELFQWMGGFKEKPKLTFCVHGEGEAQEKYAQAIRDTLQWNVMVPKPLDQVTLFTGI